The Hymenobacter oligotrophus genome segment CGCCGACCAGCCTGCTAACACCGGGTACGATCGGCGCCGGAACCGCATCGACGAAGGCGGCAGCCCCGCCAGCGAGCCGCAGCGCGATGCTGATTACGCCCCGCAGCCGCGCCCGCGCCGCGAACGGGCCGCCGACTACAGCTCGCCCGCACCCGAGCGCCCACGCAGCTACGACGCGCCCCAACGTTCGTACGAGGCGCCGCAGCGTTCTTACGAAGCACCCACGCGCTCGTACGACCGGGGCAACAGCAGCAGTGGCGGTTCTAACAGCGGCAGCAGCGGGGGCGGCCGTAGCCGCGGCCGGGTAGAGTAACCAACGCCTCCTGCCTTTTTGCACACGCTCTCGGAGTTCTTCCTTCAGCTATGAAACAATACTTTGTGGGGCTGGCCTTGCTGGGCTTGGCCAGCCCTCTTTTTGCCCAATCCGAAGCCGACGCCCTGCGCTACTCGCGGCTGCAATTTGGCGGCACGGCCCGTACGCAGGCCATTGGCGGAGCCAACGTGGCCGTGGGCGCCGATCTGAACAGCCTCAGCAGCAACCCGGCCGGCCTGGGGTTGTACCAACGCTCGGAGTTTACTTTTTCGCCCGGCTTGGGCATTGGCAACGCCAACGCACAGGTTACCAACGCCCAGGGCGCACCTAGCCTTTCCGACGGGCGCAACAGCGTGCACGTGGCCAACGCTGGCCTGGCCTTTGTAAACCGCCGGCCCGACAGCGACAACAACGACTGGCGCGGCGGTACGCTGGCCTTCGGCTTCACACGCATCAACGATTTCAACGCCAGTTTCCGCTACCGCAGCAACGTGGCCGACAACCGCTCTTTGTTTCAGCGCTTCCGCGAACCTAGGGCCGGCGCGGGCCAGAGCTTGGGCGATGTGTACGACGATGTGGATCAGCAGTTTGCCGACAACCAATACGCCACCTTGGATGGCTTGGCCTACGGCGCGTACCTGGTAAACTACGACCGCACCGCCAACGGCAACTACGTGGTGAGCACGCCTTCGGACCTGCGCCGCTCGGTGGTGCGGCAAGAGGAGACCGTGCTGAACACCGGCTCGCAAACCCAGTTCGACGTGGGCTACGGCGGCAGTTACCGCGACAAGCTGTACGTGGGCGGTGCGCTGGGCATCGTGAGCACGCGCTTTAACTCAGTGCGCGAGCTGCGCGAAGTCGATGAAGTAGGCGGCAGCCGCTCGTTTGGCTCGTTGCTGCTGCGCAACGAACTGGAAACGCGGGGCAGCGGGTTCAACGTGCGCTTGGGGGTAATTTACCGCCCCCTCGGCTGGTTGCGCGTGGGCGCTTCGGCGCAGTCGCCCACGGCTTTTCAGCTCGACGATACCGACGAAACCTCCCTCGACGTGCAGTTTAAGCAACCCATCCGCGTCGATGGCCAGAACATCAGCTCCGTATCGGTGGCTACCGAGCCCGACCTAGGGCGCTACAGCTACCGTCTTAGCACGCCGTGGCGCCTGAACACCGGCGCGGCGGCAATCATCGGCAAGTACGGCTTTGTATCAGCCGACGTGGAAATGGTGGACTACGGCCAGGCGCGCCTGCGCAGCGACACCAGCTTGGAGTACGGTTTCAACTACAGCTTCGGGCCCGAAAACGACGCCATTCGCAACGATTACCAGCGCACCTTCAACGTGCGCGTGGGCGGCGAGGCCCGCCTCGATGCCTTCCGGCTGCGCCTCGGCTACGCCAACTACGGCGACCCGTACCGCCGCAGTGACTTTGACCGCACCCAGCAGTTTTTTACCGGCGGTGTGGGCTTGCGGCAGAAAAACCTAAGCCTCGACTTGGCCGGTGTGTACAGCCTTGCCGACCGCTACTACTCGCCCTACACCCTCTCCGATAGCTCGCAGCCGGTGGTGCAGGTGGAGGGCAACCGCCTCAGCACCACGCTCACCCTAGGTTTGCAATTTTAGTTTGTACCTAGGGGCCAAACAAATGCACAAGGGGCAGCGCCACTGCGGCGCTGCCCCTTGTGCATTTGTTCCTGATTTTCAGCGAATCACTTTCACATCCAGCACCAGCGCAACGGGGCTGGTGGTGCCTACGTCGCGCACGAGCAACAGGCCGTCTTTGTTGTCGGCGGTCCGGAAAGCCAGCACTTGGTCTTTTTGCACGCGCAAGGAGCCCACGCGGTTGCCGGCGGCGGCCACGGCGGCGGTAATGGCCACATCGGAGTTGATTTGGCCA includes the following:
- a CDS encoding OmpP1/FadL family transporter, yielding MKQYFVGLALLGLASPLFAQSEADALRYSRLQFGGTARTQAIGGANVAVGADLNSLSSNPAGLGLYQRSEFTFSPGLGIGNANAQVTNAQGAPSLSDGRNSVHVANAGLAFVNRRPDSDNNDWRGGTLAFGFTRINDFNASFRYRSNVADNRSLFQRFREPRAGAGQSLGDVYDDVDQQFADNQYATLDGLAYGAYLVNYDRTANGNYVVSTPSDLRRSVVRQEETVLNTGSQTQFDVGYGGSYRDKLYVGGALGIVSTRFNSVRELREVDEVGGSRSFGSLLLRNELETRGSGFNVRLGVIYRPLGWLRVGASAQSPTAFQLDDTDETSLDVQFKQPIRVDGQNISSVSVATEPDLGRYSYRLSTPWRLNTGAAAIIGKYGFVSADVEMVDYGQARLRSDTSLEYGFNYSFGPENDAIRNDYQRTFNVRVGGEARLDAFRLRLGYANYGDPYRRSDFDRTQQFFTGGVGLRQKNLSLDLAGVYSLADRYYSPYTLSDSSQPVVQVEGNRLSTTLTLGLQF